A single window of Candidatus Omnitrophota bacterium DNA harbors:
- a CDS encoding GGDEF domain-containing protein, which yields MEEASGSVNCPHRIEDVLDVLNSEISGSKNKRILPPIALLLVDVDNLERVNRWYGRSTGNEVLSATAKILHRTIGEDDLLARFGGDEFLLLFRGITLKEAKEKASKIIESLKNHDFASDRLKISASIGIAHYFSFAFSGDELLGCAVEALALAQKEGGTFKVFMEEEEWNED from the coding sequence ATGGAAGAAGCTAGTGGGAGCGTAAACTGTCCTCACAGGATAGAAGATGTCCTCGATGTCCTTAACAGTGAGATATCGGGGTCAAAGAACAAGAGGATACTTCCGCCTATCGCGCTTCTTTTGGTCGATGTAGATAATTTAGAGAGGGTCAACCGGTGGTACGGCAGGAGCACCGGTAATGAGGTGCTGTCGGCTACGGCTAAGATCCTGCACCGTACGATCGGGGAGGACGACCTTCTCGCCAGGTTCGGCGGGGACGAATTCCTTCTGCTCTTTCGCGGGATCACCCTGAAGGAAGCGAAGGAGAAGGCGTCAAAGATAATAGAGTCTTTAAAGAACCACGATTTCGCCTCGGACAGGCTGAAGATCTCGGCTTCGATCGGGATAGCGCATTATTTCTCTTTCGCTTTCTCGGGTGATGAACTGCTGGGATGCGCCGTGGAGGCTTTAGCGTTGGCACAAAAAGAGGGAGGAACATTTAAGGTGTTTATGGAAGAGGAGGAATGGAATGAAGACTAA
- the coaE gene encoding dephospho-CoA kinase (Dephospho-CoA kinase (CoaE) performs the final step in coenzyme A biosynthesis.): MVIIGVTGSIGTGKTTVSGMFRRMGAVVIDADEISHRLIYPGKPAWKKVVSIFGKKILRRDHFIDRKALGRKVFSDGRLLKKLGGIIHPLVYKEIRGRIAKIKRSDPSAIVVVDVPLLLESGGQKQVDKVVVVAAPRSVQFARAGGKFGLGRSEILRRIKMQMPLKEKIKAADFVIDNGGSLVSTAKQSRVIWKKLVGA; the protein is encoded by the coding sequence ATGGTCATAATCGGGGTAACGGGAAGCATAGGCACGGGTAAGACGACCGTCTCGGGGATGTTCAGGAGGATGGGAGCGGTGGTGATCGACGCGGACGAGATCTCCCACAGGCTTATTTATCCCGGAAAGCCCGCATGGAAAAAAGTCGTTTCAATTTTCGGAAAAAAGATCCTGAGGCGCGACCATTTCATAGACAGGAAAGCCCTGGGCCGGAAGGTCTTTTCCGACGGCCGGCTCCTTAAGAAATTAGGCGGTATTATCCACCCGCTTGTGTATAAGGAGATCCGCGGGAGGATCGCCAAGATAAAAAGGTCCGATCCCTCGGCGATAGTAGTCGTCGATGTCCCTCTCTTGCTGGAAAGCGGCGGGCAAAAACAGGTGGACAAAGTGGTGGTAGTAGCCGCGCCTCGAAGCGTGCAATTCGCCAGGGCCGGCGGGAAATTCGGGCTCGGCAGGTCCGAAATATTGCGGCGCATAAAGATGCAGATGCCGCTTAAGGAGAAGATAAAGGCCGCTGATTTCGTGATCGACAACGGCGGCAGCCTCGTCTCTACGGCAAAACAGTCAAGGGTTATATGGAAGAAGCTAGTGGGAGCGTAA
- the glgA gene encoding glycogen synthase GlgA, whose translation MPKVNKLKVLFASSEVDPFSKTGGLADVAGSLPVALDKAGVEVRVITPRYKCVRAFGNEAMLADKVPVYFVKNDKFFMRDNLYADKKGDYADNLDRFSFFSRSVIEQLRDLDFKPDVIHCNDWQTALVPVYLKEIYGKKDKFYQKMKTVLTVHNLGYQGVFPKQELPKTGLGWEYFTMNKLEFYDKVNILKGGLVFTDAITTVSPTYAKEIQTAEFGWGLNGLLSERKKDLFGILNGIDYDEWNPLKDKELKYHFSPSKSEGKYKNKALLQKEAGLDERQDVPIIGMISRLADQKGLDLIARIIGPLLDHDVQFLLLGTGEEKYHRLFEEIKKKFPRKASINLKFDEILAKKIYAGADIFLAPSRYEPCGLSQMISLRYGTIPVVRRTGGLADTITEYDPGTTRGNGFVFDTYDAWELLDAIKRAISLHKQKGLWSKLVSNAMKCDFSWDKSAEKYLEVYKKLV comes from the coding sequence ATGCCTAAAGTTAATAAATTAAAAGTGCTCTTCGCGTCAAGCGAGGTAGACCCTTTCTCCAAGACCGGCGGCCTTGCCGATGTGGCGGGGAGCCTTCCCGTGGCCCTGGACAAGGCCGGGGTGGAGGTCAGGGTGATAACGCCGCGTTACAAATGCGTAAGGGCCTTCGGCAACGAGGCGATGCTGGCCGATAAGGTGCCGGTCTATTTCGTGAAGAACGACAAATTTTTTATGAGGGACAACCTCTACGCGGATAAGAAGGGCGACTACGCCGATAACCTCGATAGGTTCTCGTTCTTCTCAAGGAGCGTGATCGAGCAGTTGAGGGACTTGGATTTCAAGCCGGATGTGATCCATTGCAACGACTGGCAGACGGCCTTGGTCCCGGTCTATTTAAAGGAGATATACGGCAAGAAAGATAAGTTTTACCAAAAGATGAAGACCGTGCTCACGGTCCACAACCTGGGGTATCAGGGGGTATTCCCGAAACAGGAATTGCCGAAGACCGGCCTCGGTTGGGAATATTTCACGATGAACAAGCTCGAATTTTACGACAAAGTGAATATCCTGAAAGGCGGGCTCGTCTTCACCGACGCGATAACGACGGTCTCTCCGACTTACGCGAAGGAGATACAGACGGCCGAATTCGGATGGGGCCTCAACGGGCTGCTATCGGAGAGGAAGAAGGACCTTTTCGGGATCCTGAACGGTATCGATTACGATGAGTGGAACCCTTTGAAAGATAAAGAGCTTAAATACCATTTTTCGCCGTCGAAATCGGAGGGAAAATATAAGAATAAAGCCCTGCTCCAAAAGGAAGCCGGCCTGGACGAGAGGCAGGACGTGCCCATTATCGGGATGATATCAAGGCTTGCCGACCAGAAAGGCCTTGACCTTATCGCCAGGATAATCGGCCCGCTCCTGGACCACGACGTCCAATTCCTTTTGTTGGGCACCGGTGAGGAGAAGTATCACAGGCTGTTCGAGGAGATAAAAAAGAAGTTTCCCCGTAAGGCGTCGATAAACCTTAAATTCGACGAGATCCTGGCGAAGAAGATATACGCCGGCGCGGATATATTCCTGGCGCCGTCGAGATATGAGCCGTGCGGCCTCAGCCAGATGATATCGCTCAGGTACGGTACCATCCCGGTCGTCCGGAGGACAGGCGGCCTTGCCGATACGATAACCGAATACGACCCCGGGACGACGCGCGGCAACGGATTTGTTTTCGATACATATGACGCGTGGGAGCTTTTGGATGCCATAAAGAGGGCGATATCCCTTCATAAGCAGAAGGGCTTGTGGTCGAAGCTCGTCTCGAACGCGATGAAATGCGATTTCTCGTGGGATAAATCCGCGGAAAAATATCTTGAAGTATACAAGAAACTGGTGTGA